Proteins co-encoded in one Sulfurimonas sp. HSL1-2 genomic window:
- the acpS gene encoding holo-ACP synthase, with the protein MIGIDLVKIERIEGLIARHGERALQRFLSPDEIALVGKPHTAAGFWAAKEACAKALGCGIGSECGFHDIILSKTDRGAPRLALSETVRARFGITDASLSITHDGGFAIAVVALETAR; encoded by the coding sequence ATGATCGGCATCGACCTCGTCAAAATCGAGCGGATCGAAGGGCTGATCGCGCGGCATGGCGAACGGGCACTGCAGCGCTTTCTCTCTCCCGATGAGATCGCCCTCGTAGGCAAGCCCCACACCGCCGCAGGTTTCTGGGCCGCCAAGGAGGCCTGTGCCAAAGCGCTGGGCTGCGGCATCGGAAGCGAGTGCGGGTTCCACGATATCATCCTCAGCAAAACCGATCGCGGCGCTCCCCGGCTCGCCCTCTCCGAAACCGTCCGCGCACGCTTCGGCATCACCGACGCCTCCCTCTCCATCACCCACGACGGCGGCTTCGCCATCGCCGTCGTTGCACTTGAAACCGCCCGTTAA
- a CDS encoding carbonic anhydrase, giving the protein MQTYAEGNELFQKVYFKEHEAELLRLAKEGQSPKALFIGCSDSRVIPDLMIQSKPGDLFVMRNVGNFVPVYKPDEDFHATATAIEYAVSVLKVSEIIICGHTHCGACQALFEEISDPGLIHTRKWLSLGMKAKENAVAVLGMDGDREALLRLTEQFSILSQIENLLTYPYVNKLVKEEKLFIHGWYYDIETGHISYYDPEQKRFVPLSDLAEQQQIADYEQL; this is encoded by the coding sequence ATGCAGACATACGCCGAAGGCAACGAACTCTTTCAAAAGGTCTACTTCAAAGAGCATGAGGCCGAACTGCTCCGCCTCGCCAAAGAGGGGCAGAGCCCCAAGGCCCTCTTTATCGGCTGTTCCGATTCACGCGTTATCCCCGACCTGATGATCCAGAGCAAGCCGGGCGACCTCTTTGTCATGCGCAACGTCGGCAACTTCGTGCCCGTCTACAAGCCCGACGAAGATTTCCACGCCACCGCCACGGCCATCGAATATGCCGTCAGCGTCCTCAAGGTCTCCGAGATCATCATCTGCGGCCATACCCACTGCGGTGCCTGCCAGGCGCTCTTTGAGGAGATCAGCGACCCCGGGCTCATCCATACGCGCAAATGGCTCTCCCTGGGGATGAAGGCCAAAGAGAATGCGGTTGCCGTCCTGGGGATGGACGGGGACCGCGAAGCGCTGCTGCGTCTCACCGAACAGTTCTCCATCCTCTCCCAGATCGAGAACCTCCTCACCTACCCCTATGTCAACAAACTGGTCAAAGAGGAGAAACTCTTCATTCACGGCTGGTACTACGACATCGAGACGGGGCATATCAGCTATTATGACCCCGAACAGAAGCGTTTTGTACCGCTGAGCGACCTCGCCGAACAGCAACAGATCGCCGACTACGAACAGTTATGA
- a CDS encoding DsrE family protein: protein MKKLFLVLLTALSLFAEANPKVVIDLTTGDMHTFEQKILKGIVAHKTYFENQLKELDVAVVIHGNAYKFFLKEPARYDFAKEPELLKAAPELAKRIAALAETYDVTFLMCQAGMTKKKIDAKDIYPGIATVLNAGVGLIEKQNEGYAYLPVGD from the coding sequence ATGAAAAAACTCTTCCTCGTCCTGCTGACCGCGCTCTCGCTCTTTGCCGAAGCGAACCCCAAAGTCGTCATCGACCTGACCACCGGCGACATGCACACCTTTGAACAGAAGATCCTCAAAGGGATCGTCGCCCACAAGACCTACTTTGAGAACCAACTCAAAGAGCTCGACGTCGCCGTCGTCATCCACGGGAACGCCTACAAGTTCTTTCTCAAAGAGCCGGCCCGGTACGACTTTGCCAAGGAGCCGGAACTGCTAAAAGCCGCCCCGGAGCTCGCCAAACGCATTGCCGCGCTGGCAGAGACCTATGACGTCACCTTCCTGATGTGCCAGGCGGGAATGACCAAGAAGAAGATCGACGCCAAGGATATCTACCCCGGCATTGCGACGGTCCTGAACGCCGGTGTCGGCCTGATCGAAAAGCAGAACGAGGGGTACGCCTACCTTCCCGTCGGCGACTGA
- a CDS encoding DUF302 domain-containing protein has translation MMKKMLFFLLTAVVALHAQGDLRIYSVDNDPKSDLPQVIERSLAANGFTIAANTEMNKPFNIQFQQSDFDVFYLLTAYHTDLSRKLVVKYPDAGIFVPMGFGIYQHKGEKQLHVSVLTAEAMAKIIGLGSVEPILKNIETAAMKALEKAMPKASMEIENENPLPATGPLVSTYSLEVEGDEYEDAKEELAMGIQGGLSPKGFVLSNTLDFEMVVGEDESIDNPFDFYDSYSICKLKVIYNVARTRPQASAFAPCTMMMYKKKGEDKIVIGFPGVYNWMSSARVQDAAATAELMKAQDDFETLLGDLTE, from the coding sequence ATGATGAAAAAGATGCTTTTTTTCCTGTTGACAGCCGTTGTCGCGCTGCATGCCCAGGGTGACCTGCGCATTTACAGCGTCGACAACGATCCCAAGAGCGACCTGCCGCAGGTGATCGAACGTTCACTTGCAGCCAACGGCTTCACCATCGCCGCCAATACGGAGATGAACAAACCGTTCAACATCCAGTTCCAGCAGAGCGACTTCGACGTCTTTTACCTGCTGACGGCCTACCATACGGACCTCTCCCGCAAGCTCGTCGTGAAATACCCCGACGCGGGTATCTTCGTGCCGATGGGCTTCGGGATCTACCAGCACAAGGGCGAGAAGCAGCTGCACGTCTCCGTCCTGACCGCCGAGGCGATGGCGAAGATCATCGGCCTTGGCAGTGTCGAACCGATCCTGAAAAACATCGAGACGGCCGCGATGAAAGCCCTGGAAAAAGCGATGCCGAAGGCCTCCATGGAAATCGAAAACGAGAACCCGCTCCCGGCGACGGGACCGCTGGTTTCAACCTACAGCCTCGAAGTGGAAGGGGACGAGTACGAAGATGCCAAAGAGGAGCTCGCTATGGGGATCCAGGGCGGCCTCAGCCCCAAAGGCTTCGTGCTCTCCAATACCCTCGACTTCGAGATGGTCGTCGGAGAAGATGAAAGCATAGACAACCCGTTTGATTTCTATGACAGCTACTCCATCTGCAAGCTGAAGGTGATCTACAACGTCGCCAGGACGCGCCCGCAGGCTTCGGCCTTCGCGCCCTGTACGATGATGATGTACAAGAAAAAAGGCGAAGACAAGATCGTCATCGGTTTCCCCGGCGTCTACAACTGGATGAGCAGCGCGCGCGTCCAGGATGCCGCGGCCACGGCCGAGCTCATGAAAGCCCAGGACGATTTCGAGACCCTCCTGGGCGACCTGACGGAGTAA
- a CDS encoding DsrE family protein, with amino-acid sequence MRFLIILLAFAAWLSADTEFADPKPALDNPRQVVFSVTEGSDEAINHVLSSANNVLKFYGPEKVQMEIVAYSGGIRTVLKDNPKIAERVRTLMLYDVTFVACGNTMRTKNITEDQLIDDVEVVTAGIVEMIERVKEGWVYIKP; translated from the coding sequence ATGCGTTTTCTGATCATCTTACTGGCATTCGCCGCCTGGCTGAGTGCCGATACGGAGTTCGCCGACCCCAAGCCGGCCCTTGACAACCCCCGCCAGGTCGTTTTCTCGGTGACCGAAGGGAGTGACGAGGCGATCAACCATGTGCTCAGCTCCGCCAACAACGTGCTGAAGTTCTACGGACCGGAGAAGGTCCAGATGGAGATCGTCGCCTATTCCGGCGGGATCCGTACCGTGCTCAAGGACAATCCCAAGATTGCGGAGCGGGTACGCACGCTGATGCTGTACGACGTCACGTTTGTCGCCTGCGGCAATACAATGCGGACCAAAAACATTACCGAAGACCAGCTGATCGACGACGTCGAAGTCGTCACCGCCGGCATCGTCGAGATGATCGAGCGGGTCAAAGAGGGCTGGGTCTACATCAAACCCTAA
- a CDS encoding DUF255 domain-containing protein, with the protein MNRLLWLLLPLLADAVEWRSWAEGTAEAAQRGRNILAALVRDDCHYCHDMERAVFDDAEMSRWVEGCFVPVKINLSRQSVPFEARVPMTPTFVILNPQGHVIKTVPGSWNREDFTALTEAACTKE; encoded by the coding sequence ATGAATAGGCTGCTGTGGCTGCTGCTGCCGCTGCTCGCCGACGCCGTCGAGTGGCGCAGCTGGGCAGAGGGGACGGCCGAAGCTGCGCAGCGCGGCAGGAACATCCTCGCCGCCCTGGTCCGCGACGACTGCCACTACTGCCACGACATGGAGCGTGCCGTCTTTGACGACGCGGAGATGAGCCGCTGGGTGGAGGGGTGTTTCGTGCCGGTGAAAATAAACCTTTCACGGCAGAGTGTCCCTTTCGAAGCCCGGGTCCCGATGACCCCGACTTTCGTCATCCTGAACCCGCAGGGCCATGTCATCAAGACGGTGCCCGGCTCATGGAACCGTGAAGATTTTACCGCGCTGACCGAAGCGGCGTGCACAAAGGAGTAA
- a CDS encoding MBL fold metallo-hydrolase: protein MKMLWFLWLCFTSAVAFEYRLEPVNVAQGIYCFFGKPEVMNTVNNGNMVNSCYVDTGRRWLVIDSGPTHAYAKEAAAKMQAIKAQPTAMVIDTHVHDDHWLGNGYFAAAGIPVYGPGLFQKAVNPQETTRMQKRISPEAYAGTQVVLPSHSIDTNETLEVDGETLQIIRLTRKAHTAEDLMVYLPKRETLFAGDLVFNDRIPSLRDGDLHGWIAALETVQAMPLKHIIGGHGKSTGKDALQMTYVYLTQLRDRVRDAIDDGIGIAEATKTIRLDAFRSVALYDAMHAQNVEVAYRMLEWDDE, encoded by the coding sequence ATGAAAATGCTCTGGTTTTTGTGGCTTTGCTTCACATCGGCAGTGGCGTTCGAGTACCGTCTCGAACCGGTCAATGTTGCCCAGGGCATCTACTGTTTTTTCGGAAAGCCGGAGGTGATGAACACCGTCAACAACGGCAATATGGTCAACAGCTGCTACGTCGATACCGGCCGCCGCTGGCTCGTCATCGACAGCGGCCCGACCCATGCCTATGCCAAAGAGGCCGCGGCCAAGATGCAGGCAATCAAAGCCCAGCCGACCGCCATGGTCATCGACACCCACGTGCATGACGACCACTGGCTCGGCAACGGCTACTTCGCCGCAGCGGGCATCCCCGTCTACGGACCCGGCCTCTTTCAAAAAGCGGTCAACCCGCAGGAGACGACGCGGATGCAGAAACGCATCAGCCCCGAAGCCTATGCCGGGACTCAAGTCGTGCTGCCCTCACACAGCATCGATACCAATGAAACGCTCGAGGTTGACGGTGAAACGCTCCAAATCATCCGCCTCACCCGGAAGGCCCACACGGCAGAGGATCTCATGGTCTATCTGCCGAAGCGTGAAACGCTCTTTGCAGGCGACCTCGTCTTCAACGACCGTATCCCCTCCCTGCGCGACGGCGACCTCCACGGATGGATCGCCGCGCTGGAGACGGTGCAGGCGATGCCGCTGAAGCATATCATCGGCGGCCACGGCAAAAGCACCGGCAAAGACGCACTGCAGATGACCTATGTTTACCTGACGCAGCTGCGCGACCGTGTCCGCGATGCCATCGACGACGGCATCGGCATTGCCGAGGCCACCAAAACGATCCGCCTCGACGCTTTCCGCAGTGTCGCCCTCTATGACGCGATGCATGCGCAAAACGTCGAGGTGGCCTACCGGATGCTGGAGTGGGACGATGAATAG
- a CDS encoding OprD family outer membrane porin, whose translation MATIQSIKFISAAAAAALACTLASNAYADDGEAFKVKRSLKGNMMEVYNVVPGKADTITEMFSKGIVYGRLRVNSFNWDWKNDDTAQTKNKDNRALGLGGNLIYKTASLYGLSATAGLYYTDNPFPGERMSEANIGYLKAGKDTTSRYNVNRLGNYGFATLAQAYVQYDISKTSFVAGRQIFESFLTKSNDTKMIPNTFEGYSFTTKELPQTRIRGAWFYQQKLRDHETFHDVLTYDDSNTSIKSHWDGNDDSAVHKGLSVNNFRAAGDDITHSLIVADIQNKSIKNLQLDLTYAGVPGVVSSLTGEINYAIPVGGWTVTPGARYMQQMDDGGGKVGGASLKGTLVDWTGGTAVFDDTKGYATPDSLDSSLWMARLVAEGGPLKVMVAYSAVADEADIVAPWRGFPTGGYTRAMAQYNWYANTKTTAAQVNYNFDKAGLVPGLSAMVRYAMQDFDEDKQAAGVQADSNIAHIDIIEQIKAVPGLEAKVRIGLVDAKDREAGYDKDSYNEYRFELNYLF comes from the coding sequence ATGGCTACTATTCAATCAATCAAATTCATTTCGGCGGCTGCGGCAGCAGCACTGGCCTGTACATTGGCAAGCAACGCGTATGCGGACGACGGTGAAGCATTCAAGGTCAAACGCTCCCTGAAAGGCAATATGATGGAAGTCTACAATGTTGTTCCGGGCAAAGCGGACACCATTACGGAGATGTTCTCAAAAGGGATCGTCTACGGCCGCCTTCGCGTCAACTCCTTCAACTGGGACTGGAAGAACGACGATACGGCCCAGACCAAGAACAAAGACAACCGTGCCCTGGGGCTCGGCGGTAACCTGATCTATAAAACCGCTTCCCTGTACGGCCTGAGCGCCACGGCCGGTCTCTACTACACGGACAACCCGTTCCCGGGCGAACGTATGTCCGAAGCGAACATCGGCTACCTGAAGGCCGGGAAAGACACGACCAGCCGCTACAACGTCAACCGCCTCGGCAACTACGGTTTCGCGACGCTGGCACAGGCCTATGTCCAGTACGACATCTCCAAGACCTCCTTCGTCGCCGGCCGTCAGATCTTCGAGAGCTTCCTGACCAAGTCCAACGACACGAAGATGATCCCGAACACCTTCGAAGGGTACTCTTTTACGACCAAGGAGCTCCCGCAGACACGGATCCGCGGTGCCTGGTTCTACCAGCAGAAGCTGCGTGACCACGAGACTTTCCACGACGTCCTCACCTATGACGACTCCAACACGAGCATCAAGTCGCACTGGGACGGCAACGACGACTCCGCAGTCCACAAGGGTCTGAGCGTCAACAACTTCCGCGCGGCGGGTGATGACATCACCCATTCGCTGATCGTCGCCGACATTCAGAACAAGTCGATCAAGAACCTGCAGCTCGACCTGACCTACGCCGGCGTGCCGGGCGTCGTCAGCTCCCTGACCGGTGAGATCAACTATGCCATCCCTGTCGGCGGCTGGACGGTCACGCCGGGTGCGCGCTACATGCAGCAGATGGACGACGGCGGCGGGAAAGTCGGCGGGGCGTCTCTCAAAGGCACCCTCGTCGACTGGACGGGCGGCACGGCCGTCTTTGACGACACCAAAGGCTACGCGACGCCGGACAGCCTCGACTCCAGCCTCTGGATGGCGCGCCTCGTCGCCGAAGGCGGTCCGCTCAAGGTGATGGTCGCATACTCTGCCGTCGCCGACGAAGCGGACATCGTCGCACCGTGGCGCGGTTTCCCGACGGGCGGCTATACCCGTGCGATGGCGCAGTACAACTGGTACGCCAATACCAAAACGACCGCCGCGCAGGTGAACTACAACTTCGACAAGGCCGGCCTGGTTCCGGGCCTGAGCGCAATGGTCCGCTACGCCATGCAGGACTTCGACGAGGATAAGCAGGCGGCAGGCGTCCAGGCGGACAGCAATATTGCCCATATCGATATCATTGAACAGATCAAAGCGGTTCCGGGCCTGGAAGCCAAAGTCCGTATCGGCCTGGTCGATGCAAAAGATCGCGAAGCGGGGTATGACAAAGACTCCTACAACGAGTACCGCTTCGAGCTGAACTACCTCTTCTAA
- the soxB gene encoding thiosulfohydrolase SoxB, with product MDISRRDFLQIAAALGLVTVSNSYATTVGGKSPADITLADLYDFKETGNVTLLHICDLHAHIKPLYWREPSTLISAPNLVGTPGFLCGESFAKHYGLEPSSLDAYFDTHMDFETLAKKFGKMGGIAHMKTLIDEVEKRRGKDRVLLLDSGDTWQGTGVALKTEGEAIVKAQNYLGVDVMVGHWEFTYGKERVKELIGMLDAKFVSQNIIGDDPFAEEYEELIFEPYTIEERGGAKIGIIGQSFPFTSTANPKEFTEGWSFGLRLDTLQEYVDELREEHKVDCVVVLSHDGFSVDQEVARKVHGIDFILSGHTHDPSPKPIVIDGTVIVIAGSHGKYVGRLDIDIRDHKVKGYEYKLIPVASNIIPADPAGEKLVAELYAPFDKEFNEVLGKTKGLLYKRDTFFSTFDQLINDAIMDEMKCDISFTPGYRWGTTVLPGDDILMDNVYEMCGITYPNVYTFELGGERIAALLEDIADNVFNANPLYQQGGDMSRLGGMTYEITVGNPRGKRISNLRVGGKPLDPKKTYVVSSWGGNLQNAGSNLQTGKTRPVYDVVRDYIRRKKTVDVSNAGNVKLLDYDCGCPAKGGGCS from the coding sequence ATGGATATTTCGAGAAGAGATTTTCTGCAGATCGCGGCAGCACTGGGACTGGTGACGGTTTCCAACAGCTACGCGACGACCGTCGGGGGGAAAAGCCCCGCGGACATCACGCTTGCCGATCTGTACGATTTCAAAGAGACGGGCAATGTGACCCTGCTGCACATCTGTGACCTGCATGCGCACATCAAGCCGCTCTACTGGCGCGAGCCTTCGACGCTGATCTCGGCGCCGAACCTCGTCGGAACGCCCGGGTTCCTGTGCGGCGAATCCTTCGCCAAGCACTACGGGCTGGAGCCGAGTTCCCTTGACGCCTACTTCGATACCCACATGGATTTCGAAACGCTGGCGAAAAAATTCGGAAAGATGGGCGGTATCGCCCACATGAAGACCCTCATCGACGAGGTCGAGAAGCGCCGCGGCAAGGACAGGGTCCTGCTGCTGGACTCCGGCGACACCTGGCAGGGTACCGGCGTCGCGCTGAAAACAGAGGGCGAAGCGATCGTCAAGGCGCAGAACTACCTCGGCGTCGACGTCATGGTCGGCCACTGGGAGTTCACCTACGGCAAAGAGCGTGTCAAGGAGCTCATCGGGATGCTCGATGCGAAGTTCGTTTCCCAGAACATCATCGGGGACGATCCCTTTGCCGAGGAGTACGAAGAGCTTATCTTCGAACCGTACACCATCGAAGAGCGCGGCGGGGCAAAGATCGGCATTATCGGCCAGTCCTTCCCGTTCACCTCGACGGCGAACCCCAAAGAGTTCACCGAGGGGTGGAGCTTCGGACTGCGGCTTGACACCCTTCAGGAGTATGTCGACGAGCTGCGTGAAGAGCACAAGGTCGACTGTGTCGTCGTCCTGTCGCACGACGGTTTCAGCGTCGACCAGGAGGTGGCCCGCAAGGTCCACGGCATCGACTTCATCCTGAGCGGCCATACGCATGACCCCTCGCCGAAGCCGATTGTCATTGACGGTACGGTTATCGTCATTGCGGGCAGCCACGGCAAATACGTCGGCCGCCTCGATATCGATATCCGTGACCACAAGGTCAAGGGGTACGAGTACAAGCTCATCCCGGTCGCGTCCAACATCATTCCGGCGGACCCGGCGGGCGAGAAGCTCGTCGCGGAGCTCTATGCACCGTTTGACAAGGAGTTCAACGAAGTGCTCGGGAAAACGAAGGGGCTGCTCTACAAGCGCGACACCTTCTTCTCGACCTTCGACCAGCTCATCAACGACGCGATCATGGACGAGATGAAGTGTGACATCTCCTTCACGCCGGGCTACCGCTGGGGGACGACGGTCCTGCCGGGCGACGACATTTTGATGGACAACGTCTACGAAATGTGCGGCATCACCTACCCCAACGTCTATACCTTCGAACTGGGAGGCGAGCGTATCGCCGCCCTGCTCGAGGATATCGCCGACAACGTCTTCAACGCCAACCCGCTCTATCAGCAGGGCGGCGACATGAGCCGCCTGGGCGGGATGACCTACGAGATCACCGTCGGCAACCCGCGCGGCAAGCGTATCAGCAACCTGCGCGTCGGCGGCAAGCCGCTCGACCCGAAGAAGACCTACGTGGTCTCTTCCTGGGGCGGCAACCTGCAGAATGCGGGTTCCAACCTCCAAACAGGGAAGACCCGCCCGGTCTACGACGTCGTCCGCGACTACATCCGCCGCAAGAAAACGGTCGATGTCAGCAATGCAGGCAACGTCAAACTGCTCGACTACGACTGCGGCTGTCCTGCAAAAGGCGGGGGATGTTCGTAA
- the soxA gene encoding sulfur oxidation c-type cytochrome SoxA, with protein sequence MKATSIIAATLLLGTLAIGGEQFAMSDADRALYAELLENNPAEMDVQWGGELVEEYCGGDAGLAKFMGVSEAKLPEYISGFPRYIKPFDAVLGVDQVMQALMAKNGHKPFKLSSKEMFAMLAYAKSLANEEPVRVDVNANPQMRAAYKLGEEVFMTARGGRGLSCNSCHSADIIGSVLRTQPLPDLGENAAGATWPAYRMTKSQLRTLQRRFQGCMENALLAVLPIGSDEMVGLEVYVTNLAKAKNKTIAIPGLKR encoded by the coding sequence ATGAAAGCTACATCAATCATTGCAGCCACCCTGCTTCTCGGCACGCTGGCCATCGGCGGTGAGCAGTTCGCCATGAGCGACGCCGACCGCGCGCTCTATGCCGAACTGCTGGAGAACAACCCCGCGGAGATGGACGTCCAATGGGGCGGCGAACTCGTCGAAGAGTACTGCGGCGGCGACGCCGGCCTGGCAAAGTTCATGGGCGTCTCCGAAGCGAAACTCCCCGAATACATCTCGGGCTTCCCGCGCTACATCAAGCCGTTCGACGCCGTCCTCGGCGTCGACCAGGTGATGCAGGCGCTGATGGCCAAGAACGGCCACAAACCGTTCAAGCTCAGCAGTAAAGAGATGTTCGCGATGCTGGCCTACGCCAAATCGCTGGCAAACGAAGAACCGGTGCGTGTCGACGTCAACGCCAACCCGCAGATGCGCGCAGCCTACAAACTCGGCGAGGAGGTCTTTATGACCGCACGCGGCGGGCGCGGGCTTTCGTGCAACAGCTGCCACTCGGCCGACATCATCGGCTCCGTCCTGCGCACACAGCCCCTGCCGGATCTCGGTGAAAACGCCGCCGGCGCGACCTGGCCGGCCTACCGGATGACCAAGTCACAGCTGCGGACGCTTCAGCGCCGCTTCCAGGGGTGTATGGAAAACGCCCTTCTGGCGGTGCTGCCGATCGGTTCGGACGAGATGGTGGGGCTGGAGGTCTACGTGACCAATCTGGCCAAGGCGAAGAACAAAACGATCGCCATCCCCGGTCTGAAACGCTAA
- the soxZ gene encoding thiosulfate oxidation carrier complex protein SoxZ has translation MAERKSLIKIKPKKFKSGDIVKVNFMVMHPMETGMRKDKKSGKIVPADYITEVKFFYNDTPFTTMQVWESVSTNPVFTINFKVPAAGTLKVVYKTNTGEVQEQSKKLKPKG, from the coding sequence ATGGCAGAAAGAAAATCACTGATCAAGATCAAACCGAAAAAGTTTAAGAGCGGCGACATCGTCAAGGTCAACTTCATGGTCATGCACCCGATGGAAACCGGGATGCGCAAAGACAAGAAGAGCGGCAAGATCGTCCCCGCCGATTACATCACGGAGGTGAAGTTCTTCTACAACGACACCCCCTTCACGACGATGCAGGTCTGGGAATCCGTTTCGACGAACCCGGTCTTCACGATCAACTTCAAAGTACCCGCCGCAGGGACACTGAAAGTCGTCTACAAGACCAACACCGGCGAAGTCCAAGAGCAGTCGAAAAAACTCAAACCGAAAGGCTGA
- the soxY gene encoding thiosulfate oxidation carrier protein SoxY translates to MQRRSFLQRIGLAAAATAATATLTPQSLLAAEAPKGPNTMDIDTALKAITGGKAVTPSKKVHLKAPEIAENGAVVPVTIEVDSPMTNDDYVKAIHVFATKNSNVRCADIMLTPANGAAMFATRIKLGSSQDVLVVAETSTGEFLSAKQSVKVTIGGCG, encoded by the coding sequence ATGCAAAGAAGAAGCTTCTTACAACGTATCGGACTGGCCGCAGCGGCCACGGCAGCAACCGCAACCCTCACCCCGCAGAGCCTGCTCGCGGCGGAAGCGCCCAAAGGGCCCAACACGATGGATATCGATACAGCCCTCAAGGCCATCACCGGCGGCAAGGCCGTGACACCTTCGAAGAAAGTGCACCTCAAAGCCCCTGAAATCGCGGAAAACGGCGCCGTCGTACCCGTTACTATCGAGGTAGACTCCCCGATGACCAACGACGACTACGTCAAGGCAATCCACGTCTTCGCGACGAAAAACAGCAACGTCCGCTGTGCCGACATCATGCTGACACCGGCCAACGGCGCGGCGATGTTCGCGACACGGATCAAACTCGGCAGCTCCCAGGACGTCCTTGTTGTCGCCGAAACCAGCACCGGCGAATTCCTCAGCGCAAAGCAGAGCGTCAAAGTCACGATCGGCGGATGCGGCTGA
- the soxX gene encoding sulfur oxidation c-type cytochrome SoxX, which translates to MKRWLLLSTTIGLGVAFASNLSDAIERPEAASIIQKDLFGPAKAYTMPAGCITDDKDAIARGAYIFHNLNGEKAKGDLPAGLTKKNADGSPKQYGNCVACHNIEGAKGAGNIGPDLTNYHAFFIETGTRDNPFVYQKIADARVDNPNTHMTINLTTGLFTEREICDITSYIVSIKH; encoded by the coding sequence GCTACTCAGTACAACCATCGGTCTGGGTGTGGCGTTCGCGTCCAACCTGTCCGATGCCATCGAACGCCCCGAAGCGGCGTCGATCATCCAGAAGGATCTGTTCGGGCCGGCCAAGGCCTACACGATGCCGGCAGGATGTATCACGGACGACAAGGACGCGATCGCACGGGGCGCCTATATTTTCCATAACCTCAATGGAGAAAAAGCCAAAGGCGACCTGCCCGCGGGCCTGACGAAAAAGAATGCGGACGGCTCGCCGAAGCAGTACGGCAACTGTGTCGCCTGCCACAATATCGAAGGGGCCAAAGGCGCCGGGAATATCGGGCCGGACCTGACAAACTATCACGCGTTTTTCATTGAAACGGGTACCCGCGACAATCCGTTCGTCTACCAGAAGATTGCCGATGCGCGCGTCGACAATCCGAACACCCATATGACGATCAACCTCACGACCGGTCTCTTTACCGAACGTGAAATCTGCGATATCACCTCGTATATCGTTTCCATCAAACACTAA